One Sphingomonas endolithica DNA segment encodes these proteins:
- a CDS encoding RluA family pseudouridine synthase, which produces MSEDMRTFDVGFDDDGIRLDRWFKRHQPDTSFTTVAMWARTGQLRVDGARATPGDRIAAGQSIRMPPPEPVRADAPKKREHPELSPEQTKFIQELVIHRDAQAIVLNKPPGLATQGGTKTFEHVDALLDGVQFDGESRPKLVHRLDKDTSGVLLIARTTRAAGYFAKAFSSRSAKKIYWALVVGVPSIEDGTIDLPIGKQPGSGGEKMHVDEAEGSPARTRYRVIEMAGNNTAWVELIPHTGRTHQLRVHMAAIGHPIVGDGKYGGQAAFLTGGISRKMHLHARRLRIDHPDGGEIDIQAELPTHFAESLKHLGFDEMLGNMMPLDTPPPPSKAVKKQQAKQHAKNVRKDRKGERRNRGGEAAAARPGAKTPVGAKPKPKPKLKAPGAKPGPKPRPRTQG; this is translated from the coding sequence ATGAGCGAGGACATGCGCACGTTCGACGTCGGGTTCGACGATGACGGCATCCGGCTCGATCGCTGGTTCAAGCGGCATCAGCCCGACACCAGTTTCACGACGGTCGCGATGTGGGCGCGCACCGGGCAGTTGCGCGTCGATGGCGCGCGCGCGACGCCGGGCGACCGCATCGCCGCCGGACAATCGATCCGTATGCCGCCGCCTGAGCCGGTGCGCGCCGATGCGCCCAAGAAGCGCGAGCACCCCGAGCTTTCGCCCGAGCAGACCAAGTTCATCCAAGAACTGGTGATCCACCGCGATGCGCAGGCGATCGTGCTCAACAAGCCACCGGGACTGGCCACGCAAGGCGGGACCAAGACCTTCGAGCATGTCGATGCGCTGCTGGACGGCGTGCAGTTCGATGGCGAAAGCCGGCCCAAGCTGGTCCACAGGCTCGACAAGGATACGTCCGGCGTATTGCTGATCGCGCGCACGACGCGCGCGGCGGGCTATTTCGCCAAGGCGTTCTCGTCGCGCTCGGCCAAGAAGATCTATTGGGCGTTGGTCGTCGGCGTGCCCTCGATCGAGGACGGCACGATCGACCTGCCGATCGGCAAGCAGCCGGGCAGCGGCGGCGAGAAGATGCATGTCGACGAGGCAGAGGGCTCCCCTGCCCGCACCCGCTACCGCGTGATCGAGATGGCGGGCAACAACACCGCCTGGGTCGAACTGATCCCGCATACCGGGCGCACACACCAGTTGCGCGTGCACATGGCGGCGATCGGCCATCCGATCGTCGGCGACGGTAAATATGGCGGGCAGGCGGCGTTCCTGACGGGCGGTATATCGCGCAAGATGCATCTGCACGCGCGGCGGCTGCGCATCGACCATCCCGATGGCGGGGAGATCGACATCCAGGCCGAACTGCCGACGCATTTCGCTGAGAGCCTGAAGCATCTCGGGTTCGACGAGATGCTCGGCAACATGATGCCGCTGGACACGCCCCCGCCGCCCTCCAAGGCGGTGAAGAAGCAGCAGGCCAAGCAGCACGCCAAGAACGTTCGCAAGGATCGCAAGGGCGAGCGCCGTAATCGTGGCGGCGAGGCTGCGGCGGCGCGTCCGGGGGCGAAGACGCCGGTTGGAGCGAAGCCCAAGCCGAAGCCGAAGCTCAAGGCACCGGGCGCGAAGCCCGGCCCAAAGCCACGGCCGCGGACGCAGGGCTAA
- a CDS encoding HAD-IA family hydrolase, protein MNKLALFDCDGTLVDSQANICRAMEQAFAHHGLQPPPRGAIRRIVGLSLVEAMRGLLPGADDAQHHALAEEYKATFRRMRTSGELDEEPLFDGMVAALDVLAADGWLFGVATGKSDRGLAHVLDAHGIAARFVTLQTADRHPSKPHPSMIELAMAEAGAAPHTTVMIGNTSYDMAMARTAGARALGVAWGYHPADELFAAGAHAVAATVADLPACMDETE, encoded by the coding sequence ATGAACAAGCTCGCTTTGTTCGATTGCGATGGCACGTTGGTCGACAGTCAGGCGAACATTTGCCGTGCGATGGAGCAGGCGTTCGCGCATCACGGGCTGCAGCCGCCGCCACGTGGCGCGATCCGGCGGATCGTTGGCTTGAGCCTGGTCGAGGCGATGCGCGGGCTGCTGCCCGGGGCCGACGACGCGCAGCATCATGCTTTGGCCGAGGAATATAAGGCGACGTTCCGCCGGATGCGGACGAGCGGCGAGCTGGACGAGGAACCGCTGTTCGACGGCATGGTGGCGGCGCTCGACGTGCTGGCGGCGGATGGCTGGCTGTTCGGCGTGGCGACGGGCAAGTCCGATCGCGGACTGGCGCACGTGCTCGACGCGCATGGCATCGCCGCGCGGTTCGTGACGCTGCAGACCGCCGACCGCCACCCTTCCAAGCCGCACCCGTCGATGATCGAGCTCGCGATGGCCGAGGCAGGCGCTGCGCCGCACACCACGGTGATGATCGGCAACACGAGCTATGACATGGCCATGGCTCGGACGGCCGGCGCGCGGGCGCTCGGCGTCGCCTGGGGATATCATCCGGCCGATGAACTGTTCGCGGCCGGCGCGCACGCCGTCGCGGCGACCGTTGCCGATCTGCCTGCCTGTATGGACGAGACTGAGTGA